One genomic segment of Pedobacter endophyticus includes these proteins:
- the hemH gene encoding ferrochelatase, with translation MSKKGILLVNLGTPDSPATADVKKYLDQFLMDERVIDIPRLNRTLLVKGIIVPFRSPKTAKLYKEIWSENGSPLLYYSRKQAEMLQQRLGEGYHVELAMRYQSPSIESALANLKAGLVESIQVIPLFPQYASASTGSVLQLVMELVGKWPTVPPISFVNSFHDNELMIQVFAENARKHQVESYDHVLFSFHGLPERQLLKCDHTGNYCLKSADCCQTLNDTNKFCYSAQGHDTARLIAKALNISKENYTVCFQSRLGKEPWVQPYTTDVLKKLAAEGKKRLLVFSPAFVADCLETLYEITVEYHEEFRALGGEHVQLVESLNDSPVFIEALAGMVK, from the coding sequence ATGAGCAAAAAGGGGATTTTACTGGTAAATTTAGGAACGCCCGATAGTCCGGCAACAGCAGATGTTAAAAAATATCTCGATCAATTTTTAATGGACGAGCGAGTTATCGATATCCCCAGGTTGAACAGAACGTTGCTGGTAAAGGGGATAATTGTGCCTTTCCGCAGCCCGAAAACAGCAAAATTATACAAAGAAATCTGGAGCGAAAATGGGTCGCCACTTTTGTACTATAGCCGTAAGCAAGCAGAAATGCTGCAACAACGCTTGGGCGAAGGCTACCATGTAGAATTAGCTATGCGCTACCAAAGCCCATCAATAGAATCGGCATTGGCAAACTTAAAGGCCGGCTTGGTAGAAAGTATTCAGGTTATCCCTTTGTTCCCTCAGTATGCATCGGCAAGCACAGGCTCAGTATTGCAATTGGTAATGGAGCTGGTGGGTAAGTGGCCAACCGTTCCTCCCATATCTTTTGTTAATTCGTTCCATGATAACGAGCTGATGATTCAAGTTTTTGCAGAAAATGCACGAAAACATCAGGTAGAAAGCTACGATCATGTATTGTTCAGTTTCCACGGATTGCCAGAGCGTCAGCTGTTAAAATGCGATCATACCGGAAATTACTGCTTAAAAAGCGCCGATTGCTGCCAAACGTTAAACGACACTAATAAATTTTGTTATTCGGCGCAAGGCCATGATACTGCCCGATTGATTGCCAAAGCGCTCAACATATCGAAAGAAAATTATACGGTTTGCTTTCAGTCCCGATTGGGAAAGGAACCTTGGGTGCAGCCTTATACGACAGATGTTTTGAAAAAACTGGCCGCTGAAGGCAAAAAACGCCTGCTTGTTTTTAGTCCTGCATTTGTGGCCGATTGCCTGGAAACCCTTTATGAGATTACTGTCGAGTATCATGAAGAATTTAGAGCGTTGGGCGGGGAGCATGTTCAATTGGTTGAAAGTTTAAACGACAGTCCGGTATTTATTGAGGCGCTGGCGGGAATGGTAAAATAA
- a CDS encoding gluconokinase: MAGFIVLMGVSGSGKTVVGNALAEKLENANFVDGDNLHSQRNVDKMAAGIPLTDEDRIDWLKLIASVGHDQVAHGTTCIMACSALKRTYRDLLREKNPSMRFVYLKGSFELINKRISQRSHQYMPSSLLQSQFNTLEEPESDENDIIEISIDQSVEEIVQAIVSADLIIKSLR, encoded by the coding sequence ATGGCAGGTTTTATCGTTTTAATGGGAGTTTCAGGAAGCGGCAAAACCGTTGTCGGAAATGCGCTCGCAGAAAAGTTAGAGAACGCCAATTTTGTTGATGGAGATAATCTTCATTCGCAAAGGAATGTTGATAAAATGGCGGCAGGCATCCCCTTAACTGATGAAGACCGCATCGATTGGTTAAAGCTAATTGCCTCAGTTGGCCACGATCAGGTGGCGCACGGTACCACATGCATTATGGCTTGCTCAGCGTTAAAAAGAACTTATCGCGATTTGTTGCGAGAGAAGAATCCATCAATGCGCTTTGTTTATTTGAAAGGAAGTTTCGAATTGATTAACAAACGCATTTCTCAGCGTTCGCATCAATATATGCCCTCAAGTTTGCTGCAAAGTCAGTTCAATACGTTGGAAGAACCGGAAAGCGATGAAAATGATATTATCGAAATCTCAATCGACCAAAGCGTAGAGGAAATTGTTCAGGCGATTGTAAGCGCTGATTTGATTATTAAATCATTACGCTAG
- a CDS encoding glycosyltransferase family 92 protein: MNKTVASFLTTFIPNRSKKEKWNEILTKINLADVTKKGLAEIVAGLIPHKMTRNQWRGILRYGPFSALKLMASLPGKKNIKPDYYLAVCAIAKNEGPYFEEWIEWHRKLGVEKFYIYDNESTDNTRQILEPYISSGMVEYTLWPGMKQQLMAYDNCLEKHRLDARWIAFIDLDEFIFPVKDSSIPRFLKRFEDFSAVEINWLIYGSGGAKVKEAGKVMDRFKHHAKPEAHLNRHVKSIVNPRKVFSFIGCHEVARISGSTADSHGETVTQNFWYREPKQDIIHIKHYAVKSYEEFLDKRARGRARSITMRNLDYFNDYDLNDIED; encoded by the coding sequence ATGAACAAAACAGTCGCAAGCTTCTTAACCACCTTCATTCCTAATCGTTCGAAAAAGGAAAAGTGGAATGAGATCTTAACCAAAATCAACTTAGCAGATGTAACCAAAAAGGGGCTTGCAGAGATTGTTGCGGGCCTGATTCCGCATAAAATGACCAGAAACCAATGGCGTGGGATTTTGCGTTATGGGCCTTTTAGTGCATTAAAACTGATGGCAAGTTTACCCGGCAAAAAGAACATTAAACCAGATTATTATTTGGCAGTTTGTGCAATTGCCAAAAACGAGGGGCCTTATTTTGAAGAATGGATTGAATGGCATCGCAAGTTGGGCGTTGAAAAGTTTTATATTTACGATAACGAAAGTACCGACAATACCCGCCAGATTTTGGAACCGTACATTTCATCGGGAATGGTTGAGTATACCCTTTGGCCGGGCATGAAACAGCAGCTCATGGCTTATGATAATTGCCTCGAGAAACATCGTTTAGATGCCCGCTGGATTGCTTTTATTGATTTGGACGAATTTATTTTCCCTGTTAAGGATAGTTCTATCCCCCGCTTTTTGAAACGTTTCGAGGATTTTTCGGCCGTAGAGATAAATTGGTTAATTTACGGCAGCGGTGGCGCAAAGGTAAAAGAAGCCGGAAAAGTGATGGATCGTTTTAAGCATCATGCTAAGCCCGAAGCGCACTTAAACAGGCATGTGAAAAGCATTGTTAATCCCCGTAAAGTGTTTTCGTTCATTGGTTGCCATGAAGTGGCCAGAATATCGGGAAGTACGGCCGATTCGCACGGTGAAACCGTAACTCAAAACTTTTGGTATCGCGAACCAAAACAAGATATCATCCACATTAAACACTATGCCGTTAAATCGTACGAGGAGTTTTTGGATAAACGTGCTCGTGGTCGAGCGAGATCAATAACGATGCGTAATTTGGATTATTTTAACGATTACGACTTGAACGACATTGAAGATTGA
- a CDS encoding Stealth CR1 domain-containing protein, translating to MNFTIFIPFQLKELIGSMEIDFVVTWVDMNDPKWKKDFAAYSGKIDNKKNEVSEARFRDHGLLKYWFRGVEKFAPWVRKIHFVTCGQHPEWLNLNHPKLQLVNHEDYIPNQFLPVFNSSLIEIYLHKIPNLAEHFVYFNDDFFIIKPITQERFFKNGLPNDIAAFRMNFGLSLWSKCLKNNIRLINKHFDKKEVLERDRDKWYDESYGSRGRLTKQLSFYNKFVTLRTPHNAQPYLKSTFEEVWEKEGQELTAMSRHRFRSPNDYTQELFRTWQICKSNFNSYNTYQNTKMFPLLFKAEKAIKAIKEQSYSLVCINDNEHMRNYEQTMARVEQAFASILPEKSSFEI from the coding sequence ATGAATTTCACTATCTTTATCCCCTTTCAATTAAAAGAACTAATAGGCAGTATGGAGATTGATTTTGTAGTTACTTGGGTAGATATGAACGATCCGAAATGGAAAAAGGATTTCGCTGCTTACTCGGGTAAAATAGATAATAAAAAGAACGAGGTTTCCGAAGCTCGCTTTCGTGATCACGGGCTTTTGAAGTATTGGTTTAGGGGCGTTGAAAAATTTGCACCATGGGTAAGAAAAATCCACTTTGTTACTTGTGGTCAGCATCCCGAATGGTTAAATTTAAATCACCCCAAATTGCAGCTTGTTAACCATGAAGATTATATTCCTAACCAATTTCTTCCAGTATTTAATTCCAGTTTAATCGAGATCTATCTTCACAAAATTCCAAACCTTGCTGAGCATTTTGTTTACTTCAATGACGATTTTTTCATCATTAAGCCCATTACACAGGAACGATTTTTTAAGAACGGCTTGCCGAATGATATTGCTGCTTTCAGGATGAATTTTGGTCTGTCGTTATGGAGCAAATGTTTAAAAAATAATATCAGATTGATTAATAAACATTTTGATAAGAAAGAAGTGCTGGAGAGAGATCGTGACAAATGGTACGACGAAAGTTATGGTAGCCGCGGAAGGTTAACCAAGCAATTATCCTTCTACAACAAGTTTGTAACGCTCAGAACGCCACATAATGCACAGCCTTATCTAAAATCTACATTTGAAGAGGTGTGGGAAAAGGAGGGGCAGGAGCTTACAGCAATGTCAAGACATAGATTTCGTAGCCCCAATGATTATACGCAGGAGCTTTTCAGAACCTGGCAGATTTGTAAATCAAACTTTAATTCTTACAATACCTATCAAAATACAAAGATGTTTCCACTATTGTTTAAGGCCGAAAAGGCGATTAAAGCAATAAAAGAACAATCTTACTCGCTGGTTTGCATTAATGATAATGAACATATGCGAAATTATGAACAAACAATGGCGAGGGTAGAGCAGGCATTTGCCAGCATCTTGCCCGAAAAATCTAGCTTTGAAATTTAA
- a CDS encoding glycosyltransferase family 2 protein → MEEKDLISVVVPVYNGQQYVKTCLEALLGQTYSNLEIIVINDGSTDQSATYIQEYPVKLINLEKNQGLSFARNTGMDAATGKFIHFMDVDDVVNLNYYELMHTAIVDTDADIACSEIINKARPQKSQRFKTERVYTATHDKLEATYVGKMGFVWRYLFNTDFLKKHALRFQEGRLMEDLMFSLPAVFFAEKVVVVPKAEYTYCHQENSIMTNKDEAHRKKRREDKQHAKDAALEFARKHNFEIPGVTTGKLRYIIKKWVT, encoded by the coding sequence ATGGAAGAAAAGGACTTGATTTCGGTGGTGGTTCCAGTTTATAATGGCCAACAGTATGTCAAAACCTGTTTGGAGGCCTTATTGGGGCAAACCTATAGCAATTTAGAAATCATTGTAATAAACGATGGATCAACAGATCAATCTGCAACATACATACAAGAATACCCCGTAAAGTTAATTAACCTCGAAAAGAATCAGGGCCTTTCATTCGCCAGAAACACGGGAATGGATGCGGCAACAGGCAAGTTTATCCATTTTATGGATGTTGATGATGTTGTTAACTTGAATTACTATGAGCTGATGCATACTGCAATTGTTGATACGGATGCGGATATTGCCTGTAGTGAGATTATTAATAAGGCAAGACCGCAAAAATCGCAGCGGTTTAAAACAGAAAGAGTTTACACAGCAACACACGATAAACTGGAGGCCACCTATGTTGGAAAGATGGGGTTTGTGTGGCGGTATTTGTTTAACACTGACTTTTTAAAAAAACATGCCTTGCGCTTTCAAGAGGGTAGATTGATGGAAGATTTGATGTTCTCTCTTCCTGCTGTCTTTTTTGCAGAGAAAGTGGTGGTTGTACCGAAGGCTGAGTATACCTATTGCCATCAGGAAAATTCGATTATGACCAATAAAGATGAGGCGCATAGAAAAAAACGGCGTGAAGATAAGCAACATGCCAAGGATGCTGCATTGGAATTTGCCCGTAAACATAATTTCGAAATACCGGGAGTAACTACTGGAAAGTTGCGATATATTATTAAAAAATGGGTTACTTAG
- a CDS encoding capsular polysaccharide synthesis protein encodes MNILKKLSATFIYIKGATKKYYKRNKIWKLYQDVESYWKGVVADYFDGKCDFYELKPKQDLAGRSIIWQYWGQGIENVELPEVVQMCFRSVDKYKGNYEVIRLSDETVSHYLDLPDFVWEKRKNPAFNRTFFSDLLRLALLNTYGGVWLDATILLTDTLPVRFTKLDYFIYQRDYATSNKAYWENTDVYYWSWHPNHKVRTLNSIIFAKKGNAVISAMQNLILYYWKTQDRIINYFFFQILYNLLIETQFVNEKCVVVSDTIPHLLQAKMKYPDSSSITDEEILKASPIHKLAYFRDNRLKRLKLFYNKYI; translated from the coding sequence ATGAATATTTTAAAAAAGTTATCAGCAACATTTATATATATAAAAGGAGCAACAAAAAAATATTATAAACGCAACAAGATTTGGAAACTATACCAAGATGTAGAAAGTTATTGGAAGGGTGTTGTTGCTGATTACTTCGACGGAAAATGTGACTTTTATGAACTAAAACCAAAGCAAGATCTGGCTGGAAGAAGTATTATTTGGCAGTATTGGGGGCAAGGAATTGAAAACGTCGAATTGCCCGAGGTGGTGCAGATGTGCTTTAGATCTGTAGATAAATACAAAGGAAATTATGAGGTAATAAGGTTGAGTGATGAAACCGTAAGCCACTACCTAGATTTACCTGATTTTGTTTGGGAAAAGAGAAAGAATCCTGCATTTAACAGAACCTTTTTTTCAGATTTACTTCGCTTAGCACTGCTTAATACCTATGGTGGTGTATGGTTAGATGCCACAATTTTGCTGACAGATACTTTACCTGTGCGTTTTACAAAACTTGACTATTTTATTTACCAACGAGACTATGCAACATCAAATAAAGCCTATTGGGAAAATACAGATGTTTACTATTGGAGCTGGCATCCAAATCATAAAGTACGGACATTGAATAGTATAATCTTTGCTAAAAAAGGTAATGCCGTTATCTCAGCAATGCAAAACTTAATACTTTATTATTGGAAGACCCAAGATCGAATTATCAATTACTTTTTCTTTCAAATTTTATATAATTTACTTATTGAAACACAATTTGTTAATGAAAAATGTGTAGTTGTCAGTGATACCATTCCTCATCTGTTACAAGCAAAAATGAAGTATCCAGATAGCAGTTCTATTACCGATGAAGAAATATTAAAGGCAAGCCCGATACATAAATTGGCCTATTTTAGGGATAATCGCTTGAAGCGATTGAAGTTGTTTTACAACAAGTATATTTAA
- a CDS encoding glycosyltransferase family 2 protein produces the protein MENLHLISVIIPAYNAAPYLAQCLENILYQTHKNIEIIVVDDGSTDNTAEIAERYQVKLIRKKNEGVSKARNMGLKAATGDFIHFMDADDLINLDFYEQMLKPALSYDADVAYCGMINEREPKSSYSIEHQFLAIVNEDKLALTKVASHGYCFKYLFKASFLSKQKLEFDETAHIAEDMIFSIQAVFLANKVVSAPGAVYYYKYRQDSALVTQRKKSKWEREKTMKPLRLFRKNFEKMHNIKLNNHAVRWTRYRFLGMLLLKKKTDDKGNAAWYFLGLCIIQRRDK, from the coding sequence ATGGAAAATTTACATCTCATTTCGGTTATCATTCCTGCTTACAATGCTGCGCCCTATTTGGCCCAATGCCTCGAAAACATCCTATATCAAACGCATAAAAACATCGAAATAATAGTTGTGGATGATGGATCGACGGATAACACCGCCGAGATTGCGGAGCGATACCAGGTTAAACTTATTCGTAAAAAAAACGAAGGTGTATCTAAAGCCAGAAACATGGGCTTAAAAGCTGCGACAGGAGATTTTATACATTTTATGGATGCAGATGATTTAATAAACCTCGATTTTTATGAACAAATGCTAAAGCCTGCACTAAGTTATGATGCAGATGTTGCCTATTGCGGAATGATTAATGAAAGAGAACCTAAATCATCGTATTCTATTGAGCATCAATTTTTAGCAATTGTAAATGAAGATAAGTTGGCATTAACTAAGGTAGCCAGCCACGGTTATTGTTTCAAGTATTTGTTTAAGGCATCTTTTTTAAGTAAGCAAAAATTGGAGTTTGATGAAACGGCGCATATTGCAGAGGATATGATATTCTCCATACAAGCTGTGTTTTTAGCTAACAAAGTTGTGTCTGCTCCCGGTGCGGTTTATTACTATAAATACAGACAGGATTCGGCATTGGTAACTCAGCGTAAAAAAAGCAAATGGGAACGGGAGAAAACGATGAAACCTTTACGGCTTTTTAGAAAGAACTTTGAAAAGATGCACAATATAAAACTTAACAATCATGCTGTAAGGTGGACTCGCTATCGGTTTTTAGGCATGCTGTTGCTGAAAAAAAAGACCGATGATAAAGGTAATGCTGCGTGGTATTTTTTGGGCCTGTGCATTATACAACGAAGAGATAAATGA
- a CDS encoding glycosyltransferase family 32 protein translates to MRLTLNKISDELWVFLKMLKCLVVNTIKGTSLPQSYPVEKKLIITNNPDAKPQSIPKIIWMYWEEDFIPYSIQKMIDAIQRLHPEHKIHILSKNKVSAFLPDLVIKGKMPIANKTDIIRLELLYKFGGIWMDCTIILRDNLNWIHEKAESEGFDIIAHYNENQTIDAEYPVLESWLLAAAPNNHIIKRWLDVLIPLKDLGSKNYFEDLKIRPDYDLIKQNIPIPHYLLVFIACQIAFRESKDFNLYLKRCEDSAFYIQGYYGWVNHKINFALCRLDNFLPHISMIKLTSRNRRLIEMFRKCGLIKKNSTMGEIMNS, encoded by the coding sequence ATGCGGTTAACATTAAATAAGATCAGTGATGAGTTGTGGGTATTTTTAAAAATGCTGAAATGTTTGGTCGTCAATACAATAAAAGGCACCTCTTTACCTCAAAGTTATCCAGTCGAAAAGAAACTAATTATTACAAATAATCCCGATGCAAAGCCGCAAAGCATCCCTAAAATTATTTGGATGTATTGGGAAGAAGATTTCATTCCTTATTCTATTCAGAAAATGATTGATGCTATCCAAAGGTTACATCCCGAGCATAAGATTCATATTTTAAGTAAAAATAAAGTAAGCGCATTTCTTCCAGACTTAGTAATCAAAGGCAAAATGCCTATTGCAAATAAAACCGATATTATAAGATTGGAATTGTTATATAAATTTGGTGGCATATGGATGGATTGTACCATAATTTTAAGAGATAATTTAAATTGGATACACGAAAAGGCCGAAAGCGAAGGTTTTGATATTATTGCGCATTACAATGAAAATCAAACGATAGATGCCGAATACCCAGTGCTTGAATCTTGGTTATTGGCAGCAGCCCCAAATAACCATATAATTAAGCGTTGGTTGGATGTATTGATACCGCTGAAGGATTTAGGTAGCAAAAACTATTTCGAGGACCTTAAAATAAGGCCAGATTATGATTTAATAAAACAAAACATCCCGATACCGCACTATTTGTTAGTTTTTATAGCTTGTCAAATTGCTTTTAGAGAAAGTAAAGATTTTAATTTGTACCTAAAGAGATGTGAAGACAGCGCATTTTACATTCAAGGATATTATGGGTGGGTTAATCATAAAATAAATTTTGCCTTATGCCGATTGGACAACTTTTTACCCCATATTTCAATGATTAAACTTACTTCACGTAATCGACGATTAATTGAAATGTTTAGAAAGTGTGGTTTAATCAAAAAGAACAGTACAATGGGTGAGATAATGAATTCTTAA
- a CDS encoding glycosyltransferase family 2 protein — translation MPIISIIVPNYNHSAYLKQRLASVFNQSFQDFEVIILDDCSTDDSKTIIEQYRFHEKVSHVIYNEINSGSPFEQWEKGINLAKGDWIWIAESDDVAEKEFLETVFNNAKTDDDIVLSYCASWCIDKNGKKETRLAWADDISERNWLKDFRNDGLDEINTQFFYKNVIPNASAVLFKKKSIDTAVFRLIANMRFAGDWLFWIKLLESGKVCYSAKILNNFRYHDSTTRNIKNASSEKQRFEEYFSVLNYLNKNNNKVRWNFKKHKWIMKEWLERYKLIKGSTSLPFNIKFPFTYNIALLFKFMKRSIASVKR, via the coding sequence ATGCCTATTATTTCCATTATCGTTCCAAACTATAACCATTCAGCCTATCTCAAACAGCGTTTAGCGTCTGTATTTAACCAATCATTTCAAGACTTTGAAGTCATTATTCTAGATGATTGCTCAACAGATGATAGTAAAACGATTATAGAGCAATATAGATTTCACGAAAAAGTTAGTCACGTAATATATAATGAGATTAATTCTGGATCGCCCTTTGAACAATGGGAAAAAGGCATAAATCTGGCAAAAGGAGACTGGATTTGGATTGCAGAAAGTGATGATGTGGCCGAAAAAGAATTTTTAGAAACCGTATTTAACAACGCAAAAACTGATGACGATATTGTACTCTCTTACTGTGCCTCTTGGTGTATAGATAAGAATGGGAAAAAGGAAACACGGTTGGCATGGGCAGATGATATAAGCGAAAGAAATTGGTTGAAAGATTTTAGAAATGATGGGCTAGATGAGATTAACACTCAATTTTTTTATAAAAATGTGATACCAAATGCCAGTGCAGTGTTGTTTAAAAAAAAATCGATAGATACAGCTGTGTTTCGGCTTATAGCCAACATGAGGTTTGCAGGCGATTGGTTGTTTTGGATAAAGTTGTTGGAGAGCGGTAAGGTTTGTTATTCAGCTAAAATATTAAACAATTTCAGATATCACGATAGTACTACAAGAAACATCAAAAATGCTAGCTCAGAAAAACAAAGATTTGAAGAGTACTTTAGCGTTTTAAATTACTTGAATAAGAATAATAATAAGGTACGATGGAATTTTAAGAAACATAAATGGATTATGAAAGAGTGGCTAGAGCGGTATAAATTAATAAAAGGAAGCACATCCTTACCGTTCAACATTAAATTTCCGTTTACTTATAACATTGCTCTTTTATTCAAATTTATGAAAAGAAGCATAGCATCTGTAAAGCGATAA
- a CDS encoding DUF6261 family protein, whose translation MIDSIVLQPLRNGEYIQFLTDTLNTVLKNDPDDLNVRAQYDLLRTATDDIEKLFKISQASLVTKEIEAIDARRDQAINGITFLVQGYTYSTDANINKQAKILAAHLNLFGTGIAKDNYLSETTTLRNIINDWNTKAELQTAVSELNLTDWKKELEQANNEFSDAYAKRNEELATAPAEKLRALRNSANEVYYKLRNRLNSNLDISDGAEPWASTINLLNQTITNYNTLLNRRGVVEADGEQPSSPMG comes from the coding sequence ATGATTGACAGCATCGTACTACAGCCGCTCAGAAACGGCGAATACATCCAGTTTTTAACCGATACGCTAAACACTGTGTTAAAAAACGACCCGGATGACCTTAATGTGAGGGCACAATACGATTTATTAAGAACAGCAACCGATGACATTGAGAAGCTTTTTAAAATAAGCCAAGCAAGTTTAGTTACCAAAGAAATAGAAGCTATAGATGCCCGAAGAGATCAAGCCATAAACGGCATTACTTTTTTGGTGCAAGGTTATACCTACAGTACCGATGCCAACATAAACAAACAAGCAAAAATATTGGCGGCGCATTTAAACTTGTTCGGAACGGGTATAGCTAAAGATAATTACTTAAGCGAAACCACTACCCTGCGCAATATTATTAACGATTGGAATACCAAGGCTGAATTGCAAACTGCTGTAAGCGAGTTGAACCTAACGGACTGGAAAAAAGAGCTGGAACAGGCCAATAACGAATTTTCTGATGCCTATGCTAAACGCAATGAAGAATTGGCAACCGCACCCGCCGAAAAACTGAGGGCGTTACGCAATAGTGCCAATGAGGTGTATTATAAATTGCGTAATAGGTTAAACTCCAATCTCGATATTAGTGATGGCGCAGAACCCTGGGCAAGCACCATTAATTTGCTTAACCAAACCATAACCAATTACAACACCTTATTAAACCGCCGAGGAGTTGTAGAAGCCGACGGTGAACAACCTTCATCGCCGATGGGTTGA
- a CDS encoding glycosyltransferase family 4 protein, which translates to MKKILFITPTLARTGSEMILWHLLNNIDRTKFEPYVYVFRQGELFDQLPKNITKYLNYKEDKRFHIKLLRRILKIFKINHTSFQLLRIQRTIKADLWYVNTCTLSEPFMPAKTIGVKVVTHIHENLFGFTLLRNRNLKEVITCSDYLIACSNIVYENLKKIKDSKKLLLQNCFIDTNQIKIDLQLPARLRKELNIPSDRFVWIISGSVHYIKGIEYLIQLLEIFKNENVCFVWLGKETDDGLNFYLNQIAMRSNNKLILCGAKDEDYYSYMKMGNGFLMLSKAESFSLVILEAAYCELPIVSFDVGMANEIIKKDMGTVIDGYDVTKLQEAMAFYHKGGAFNRKSLKSAVKPYTLAVQIPKFELLLTNLLK; encoded by the coding sequence ATGAAAAAAATACTATTTATAACGCCGACTCTAGCTAGAACCGGTTCTGAAATGATTTTGTGGCATTTATTGAATAATATAGACAGAACGAAATTTGAGCCCTATGTATATGTATTCAGACAGGGAGAGCTTTTTGATCAACTTCCAAAGAATATAACGAAGTATTTAAATTATAAAGAGGACAAGCGGTTTCATATAAAATTGTTGAGGCGTATTTTAAAAATATTTAAGATAAACCACACTTCTTTCCAGCTTTTAAGAATTCAACGAACCATTAAGGCAGATTTATGGTATGTAAATACGTGTACCTTGAGTGAGCCTTTTATGCCGGCAAAAACAATAGGGGTGAAAGTGGTTACTCATATACATGAAAATTTATTTGGTTTTACCTTACTTAGAAATAGAAACTTAAAAGAGGTTATTACCTGTTCAGACTATCTAATTGCATGTTCAAATATTGTTTACGAGAATCTGAAAAAAATTAAAGACAGTAAAAAACTGTTATTGCAAAATTGTTTTATTGATACAAATCAAATAAAAATTGATCTACAACTACCAGCAAGGCTTCGGAAAGAACTAAATATTCCAAGTGATCGGTTTGTATGGATCATTTCGGGGAGTGTTCACTACATAAAGGGAATAGAATATTTGATTCAGTTACTCGAAATCTTTAAGAACGAGAATGTATGCTTTGTGTGGTTGGGAAAGGAGACTGATGATGGGCTTAATTTTTATTTGAATCAAATAGCCATGAGGAGTAACAATAAGCTGATACTGTGTGGCGCTAAGGATGAGGATTATTATAGCTATATGAAAATGGGTAACGGCTTTTTAATGTTATCAAAAGCAGAGTCATTTTCTCTAGTTATTTTGGAAGCTGCCTATTGTGAGTTGCCAATTGTATCCTTTGATGTAGGAATGGCTAATGAAATTATAAAAAAAGATATGGGAACTGTAATTGATGGTTATGATGTAACTAAACTACAAGAAGCTATGGCTTTTTATCATAAAGGAGGTGCATTTAATCGGAAATCGTTAAAAAGTGCAGTTAAACCATACACTTTAGCAGTTCAAATACCAAAATTCGAACTCCTGCTAACAAACCTACTCAAATGA